A region from the Pelobates fuscus isolate aPelFus1 chromosome 1, aPelFus1.pri, whole genome shotgun sequence genome encodes:
- the LOC134596550 gene encoding glycoprotein-N-acetylgalactosamine 3-beta-galactosyltransferase 1-like yields the protein MVPISFKKHWMTFNVGFFVGILMISFLNHAILENRRHIPKVIRTWKQVKPAQFQHVPDFSHTRHTANTSVTDDLFHKVRVLCWIMTGPNNLETKAIHVKHSWTRHCNVVLFMSSFNNEKFPTVGLGTKEGRDQLYWKTIRAFHYVHKHHFDQADWFLKADDDTYVVMDNLRWMLSKYNTNQSIYFGKHFKPFVRQGYMSGGAGYVLSKEAVKKFVDGFRTGVCKHTTHVEDVALGQCMEKMGVIPGDSRDTINRETFHPFSPEHHLTYQFSKNDWLWSYNLYPIVKGPQCCSDLAISFHYVDPLVMHMLEYFTYHLRPYGYKYRYQPTLSFNEQEKDTFTKEKHVNPNGTSSVIKK from the exons ATGGTACCAATATCTTTCAAGAAACACTGGATGACATTTAATGTTGGGTTCTTTGTTGGAATTCTCATGATTTCCTTTTTAAATCAtgctattttggaaaatagacgCCATATACCAAAAGTTATTCGCACATGGAAACAGGTCAAACCTGCACAATTTCAACATGTTCCTGACTTTTCTCATACTCGTCATACtg CTAATACCAGTGTAACTGATGATCTTTTCCATAAGGTCAGAGTACTTTGTTGGATCATGACTGGGCCAAATAACCTAGAGACCAAAGCTATACACGTTAAGCACTCATGGACACGTCATTGTAATGTGGTCCTATTTATGAGCTCTTTTAACAATGAGAAATTCCCAACAGTTGGTTTGGGCACCAAAGAAGGTCGGGACCAGCTTTACTGGAAGACAATCCGTGCCTTCCACTATGTACACAAGCACCATTTCGACCAGGCTGATTGGTTCTTAAAAGCAGATGATGACACATACGTAGTAATGGACAATTTACGTTGGATGTTGTCAAAATACAATACTAACCAGTCAATCTACTTTGGTAAACATTTCAAACCCTTTGTCAGACAGGGTTACATGAGTGGAGGAGCTGGTTATGTACTCAGCAAAGAAGCTGTCAAAAAATTTGTAGATGGATTTCGCACTGGGGTCTGTAAGCACACAACCCATGTGGAGGATGTGGCTCTAGGTCAGTGCATGGAGAAAATGGGAGTTATACCCGGGGACTCCCGGGACACTATAAACAGAGAGACCTTCCATCCATTTTCACCTGAACATCATCTCACTTATCAATTTAGTAAGAATGACTGGCTCTGGAGCTACAACTTATATCCTATTgttaag GGTCCGCAATGCTGCTCTGACCTGGCCATATCCTTTCACTATGTTGATCCTCTTGTCATGCATATGCTAGAATATTTCACCTACCATCTCCGACCTTATGGATATAAATATCGCTACCAACCAACGTTATCCTTTAATGAACAAGAAAAGGATACTTTTACTAAGGAGAAACATGTGAATCCTAATGGAACCTCGTCAGTTATTAAAAAGTAG